In the genome of Monodelphis domestica isolate mMonDom1 chromosome 2, mMonDom1.pri, whole genome shotgun sequence, one region contains:
- the MCCD1 gene encoding mitochondrial coiled-coil domain protein 1 has product MGLPLPWLSRCCRLLPSRIMVPHISHGAHSQSPGTPTEELATEETTRKTLPPNRGPGHRRAELAQAEELLEQQLELYQALLEGQEGAWEAQALVLKIQKLKEQMRRHRESLGGDA; this is encoded by the exons ATGGGCCTTCCTCTGCCCTGGCTCTCTCGCTGCTGCCGTCTCCTGCCTTCCCGGATCATGGTCCCTCATATTTCTCATGGGGCCCACTCCCAAAGTCCTGGGACACCTACGGAGGAGTTAGCCACAGAAGAAACAACCAGGAAGACCCTGCCTCCAAACAGG GGTCCAGGCCACAGAAGAGCGGAGTTGGCCCAGGCAGAAGAACTGCTTGAGCAGCAGTTAGAGCTGTACCAAGCCCTGCTGGAGGGGCAAGAAGGGGCATGGGAAGCTCAGGCCCTTGTGCTCAAGATCCAGAAGCTCAAGGAGCAAATGAGGCGGCACCGAGAAAGCCTGGGAGGTGATGCTTGA
- the DDX39B gene encoding spliceosome RNA helicase DDX39B, whose translation MAENDVDNELLDYEDDEVETAAGGDGAEAPAKKDVKGSYVSIHSSGFRDFLLKPELLRAIVDCGFEHPSEVQHECIPQAILGMDVLCQAKSGMGKTAVFVLATLQQLEPVTGQVSVLVMCHTRELAFQISKEYERFSKYMPNVKVAVFFGGLSIKKDEEVLKKNCPHIVVGTPGRILALARNKSLNLKHIKHFILDECDKMLEQLDMRRDVQEIFRMTPHEKQVMMFSATLSKEIRPVCRKFMQDPMEIFVDDETKLTLHGLQQYYVKLKDNEKNRKLFDLLDVLEFNQVVIFVKSVQRCIALAQLLVEQNFPAIAIHRGMPQEERLSRYQQFKDFQRRILVATNLFGRGMDIERVNIAFNYDMPEDSDTYLHRVARAGRFGTKGLAITFVSDENDAKILNDVQDRFEVNISELPDEIDISSYIEQTR comes from the exons ATGGCAGAGAATGATGTGGACAATGAACTCCTGGATTATGAAGATGATGAAGTGGAGACAGCAGCTGGGGGTGATGGTGCTGAGGCCCCTGCAAAGAAAGATGTCAAAGGTTCCTATGTCTCCATCCACAGCTCTGGCTTCCGTGATTTTCTACTTAAGCCAGAGCTCCTCCGGGCCATTGTAGATTGTGGCTTTGAGCATCCATCTGAAG TCCAGCATGAGTGTATTCCTCAGGCCATCTTGGGAATGGATGTCTTGTGCCAGGCCAAGTCAGGCATGGGAAAGACAGCTGTGTTTGTGCTGGCCACGCTGCAACAGCTGGAGCCAGTCACCGGTCAG GTTTCTGTGCTGGTAATGTGTCATACTCGGGAGTTGGCCTTTCAAATCAGTAAGGAGTATGAGCGCTTCTCCAAATACATGCCTAATGTCAAG GTGGCGGTATTTTTTGGTGGTCTTTCAATAAAGAAGGATGAGGAGGTGCTGAAGAAGAACTGCCCACACATTGTCGTGGGGACTCCAGGCCGTATCCTGGCCCTGGCCCGAAATAAGAGCCTCAATCTCAAACACATTAAACATTTTATCTTGGATGAGTGTGACAAAATGCTCGAACAACTCG acatGCGTCGGGATGTCCAGGAAATTTTCCGCATGACCCCCCATGAGAAGCAGGTCATGATGTTCAGTGCCACCCTGAGCAAAGAGATCCGCCCTGTCTGCCGCAAGTTCATGCAAGAC cCAATGGAGATCTTCGTGGATGATGAGACGAAGCTGACGCTGCATGGGCTGCAGCAGTACTACGTGAAGCTGAAGGACAATGAGAAGAACCGAAAACTCTTCGACCTCCTGGATGTTTTGGAGTTCAACCAG GTGGTGATCTTCGTGAAATCTGTGCAACGCTGCATTGCCCTGGCCCAGCTCTTAGTGGAACAGAACTTCCCAGCCATTGCCATCCATCGTGGGATGCCCCAAGAGGAGAG GCTGTCCCGGTATCAGCAGTTTAAGGATTTCCAGCGTCGTATCCTTGTGGCTACTAACCTTTTTGGCCGGGGCATGGATATCGAACGAGTAAACATTGCTTTCAACTATGACATGCCAGAGGACTCAGATACCTACTTACATCGG GTGGCTAGGGCAGGCCGGTTTGGTACAAAGGGTTTGGCTATCACATTCGTGTCAGATGAAAATGATGCCAAAATCCTCAATGATGTCCAGGATCGCTTCGAGGTCAATATCAGTGAACTGCCTGATGAGATAGACATTTCTTCCTACA tcGAGCAGACTCGGTAG
- the NFKBIL1 gene encoding NF-kappa-B inhibitor-like protein 1 isoform X2: protein MAPRREGLSHKGRSSWDTMAPRPPSWVLPLRSRPPPSPLPRGLFPPGRGGKGGGNNGPAGAWRPEDRSWQSPRASMSSSSRQRHRERRFRKYLSAGRLSKAKSLFQRHPKLNIDAGEPPPLHRACARKDAPAFQLLLHLGADPTHQDCHGNTALHAAAQQGPSAYKDFFVPLMTQYPTAMKMKNKQGETPGELLGWEMSPESSLKVEEEKEKADKEKKWRQKLQEELEDECQEMLGRFEDDEDTPEPESFSAWSERLAREHAQKQQQQQATERAQHPKCSSTSYHSWQQQEKERCLFQERARTKEKELRESRAKKAQERGHCWGDPTKIKLWGDFTKGGDRLWCFGDIPWPCLGERDPEAMAEALVAKGPPSTDRRALKRYLRTQQVKWHPDRFLQRFGGQIESREREKVMEIVTALSQALNRHAENLK, encoded by the exons ATGGCGCCAAGGCGCGAGGGATTATCCCACAAGGGCCGCAGTAGCTGGGACACAATGGCGCCACGACCGCCATCTTGGGTCCTCCCCCTCCGCTCCCggccgcccccctcccccctcccccgggGGCTCTTCCCTCCCGGGCGGGGCGGGAAAGGAGGCGGAAATAACGGCCCCGCAGGGGCCTGGAGGCCAGAGGACCGCTCTTGGCAGAG ccCAAGAGCCAGCATGAGTTCTTCCTCTCGACAACGACATAGGGAGAGACGTTTCAGAAAATATCTGTCTGCTGGACGGCTGAGCAAGGCTAAGTCCCTCTTTCAACGCCACCCAAAGCTGAATATAGATGCTGGAGAACCACCACCACTCCATCGAGCCTGTGCCCGTAAAGATGCCCCTGCCTTTCAACTGCTACTCCATCTTGGGGCTGACCCCACTCACCAGGACTGCCATGGGAATACTGCCCTGCATGCTGCTGCCCAACAGGGTCCTAGTG CCTACAAGGACTTCTTCGTGCCTCTGATGACACAGTATCCCACTGCCATGAAGATGAAAAACAAGCAAGGAGAGACCCCTGGGGAGCTTCTGGGCTGGGAAATGTCCCCAGAGTCATCTTTAAAagttgaggaagaaaaagaaaaggctgacaaagaaaaaaaatggaggcaaaaacTTCAGGAGGAGCTGGAGGATGAGTGTCAAGAGATGCTGGGGAGGTTTGAGG ATGATGAGGACACCCCAGAGCCTGAGTCTTTCTCCGCCTGGTCTGAACGCCTGGCCCGAGAACATGCTCagaaacaacaacagcaacaagcAACAGAAAGAGCCCAGCATCCAAAATGTTCATCCACCTCATACCACAGCTGGCAACAGCAGGAGAAGGAGCGTTGTCTCTTCCAAGAGCGTGCTCggacaaaggaaaaagaattgagaGAAAGCCGAGCCAAGAAGGCCCAGGAAAGAGGGCATTGTTGGGGAGACCCCACTAAAATAAAGCTATGGGGAGACTTCACCAAGGGCGGGGACAGACTCTGGTGCTTTGGAGATATACCCTGGCCCTGCCTTGGAGAGAGGGACCCTGAGGCAATGGCAGAAGCCCTGGTGGCCAAGGGCCCCCCATCCACAGATAGGAGAGCCCTAAAAAGATACTTGAGGACCCAGCAGGTTAAATGGCATCCTGACCGATTCCTACAGAGATTTGGGGGCCAAATTGAaagtagggaaagagaaaaagtaatgGAAATTGTTACAGCTTTGTCCCAGGCCCTTAATCGCCATGCAGAAAACCTGAAATGA
- the NFKBIL1 gene encoding NF-kappa-B inhibitor-like protein 1 isoform X4 yields the protein MPSLNACLDVLTLSGICHLLRRSFLSLQQLLDALGLTGHLFCPRASMSSSSRQRHRERRFRKYLSAGRLSKAKSLFQRHPKLNIDAGEPPPLHRACARKDAPAFQLLLHLGADPTHQDCHGNTALHAAAQQGPSAYKDFFVPLMTQYPTAMKMKNKQGETPGELLGWEMSPESSLKVEEEKEKADKEKKWRQKLQEELEDECQEMLGRFEDDEDTPEPESFSAWSERLAREHAQKQQQQQATERAQHPKCSSTSYHSWQQQEKERCLFQERARTKEKELRESRAKKAQERGHCWGDPTKIKLWGDFTKGGDRLWCFGDIPWPCLGERDPEAMAEALVAKGPPSTDRRALKRYLRTQQVKWHPDRFLQRFGGQIESREREKVMEIVTALSQALNRHAENLK from the exons ATGCCCTCTCTAAACGCCTGCCTGGAT GTTCTCACTCTTTCGGGCATCTGCCACCTTCTCCGCCGCTCTTTTCTCAGCCTGCAGCAGCTGCTGGATGCCCTGGGATTGACTGGCCATCTCTTCTG ccCAAGAGCCAGCATGAGTTCTTCCTCTCGACAACGACATAGGGAGAGACGTTTCAGAAAATATCTGTCTGCTGGACGGCTGAGCAAGGCTAAGTCCCTCTTTCAACGCCACCCAAAGCTGAATATAGATGCTGGAGAACCACCACCACTCCATCGAGCCTGTGCCCGTAAAGATGCCCCTGCCTTTCAACTGCTACTCCATCTTGGGGCTGACCCCACTCACCAGGACTGCCATGGGAATACTGCCCTGCATGCTGCTGCCCAACAGGGTCCTAGTG CCTACAAGGACTTCTTCGTGCCTCTGATGACACAGTATCCCACTGCCATGAAGATGAAAAACAAGCAAGGAGAGACCCCTGGGGAGCTTCTGGGCTGGGAAATGTCCCCAGAGTCATCTTTAAAagttgaggaagaaaaagaaaaggctgacaaagaaaaaaaatggaggcaaaaacTTCAGGAGGAGCTGGAGGATGAGTGTCAAGAGATGCTGGGGAGGTTTGAGG ATGATGAGGACACCCCAGAGCCTGAGTCTTTCTCCGCCTGGTCTGAACGCCTGGCCCGAGAACATGCTCagaaacaacaacagcaacaagcAACAGAAAGAGCCCAGCATCCAAAATGTTCATCCACCTCATACCACAGCTGGCAACAGCAGGAGAAGGAGCGTTGTCTCTTCCAAGAGCGTGCTCggacaaaggaaaaagaattgagaGAAAGCCGAGCCAAGAAGGCCCAGGAAAGAGGGCATTGTTGGGGAGACCCCACTAAAATAAAGCTATGGGGAGACTTCACCAAGGGCGGGGACAGACTCTGGTGCTTTGGAGATATACCCTGGCCCTGCCTTGGAGAGAGGGACCCTGAGGCAATGGCAGAAGCCCTGGTGGCCAAGGGCCCCCCATCCACAGATAGGAGAGCCCTAAAAAGATACTTGAGGACCCAGCAGGTTAAATGGCATCCTGACCGATTCCTACAGAGATTTGGGGGCCAAATTGAaagtagggaaagagaaaaagtaatgGAAATTGTTACAGCTTTGTCCCAGGCCCTTAATCGCCATGCAGAAAACCTGAAATGA
- the NFKBIL1 gene encoding NF-kappa-B inhibitor-like protein 1 isoform X3: MDGGKGSWGAYLIEQVTGCPCRKKEVVLLPFRPGPPKAAQCNQVSKQTFIKHLLFQALCPRASMSSSSRQRHRERRFRKYLSAGRLSKAKSLFQRHPKLNIDAGEPPPLHRACARKDAPAFQLLLHLGADPTHQDCHGNTALHAAAQQGPSAYKDFFVPLMTQYPTAMKMKNKQGETPGELLGWEMSPESSLKVEEEKEKADKEKKWRQKLQEELEDECQEMLGRFEDDEDTPEPESFSAWSERLAREHAQKQQQQQATERAQHPKCSSTSYHSWQQQEKERCLFQERARTKEKELRESRAKKAQERGHCWGDPTKIKLWGDFTKGGDRLWCFGDIPWPCLGERDPEAMAEALVAKGPPSTDRRALKRYLRTQQVKWHPDRFLQRFGGQIESREREKVMEIVTALSQALNRHAENLK; encoded by the exons ATGGATGGAGGAAAGGGAAGCTGGGGTGCATATCTGATAGAACAGGTAACTGGGTGTCCCTGCAGGAAGAAGGAAGTTGTCTTGCTGCCGTTCCGACCGGGACCCCCAAAGGCCGCCCAGTGCAACCAAGtcagtaaacaaacatttattaaacacctactatttcaggcactgtg ccCAAGAGCCAGCATGAGTTCTTCCTCTCGACAACGACATAGGGAGAGACGTTTCAGAAAATATCTGTCTGCTGGACGGCTGAGCAAGGCTAAGTCCCTCTTTCAACGCCACCCAAAGCTGAATATAGATGCTGGAGAACCACCACCACTCCATCGAGCCTGTGCCCGTAAAGATGCCCCTGCCTTTCAACTGCTACTCCATCTTGGGGCTGACCCCACTCACCAGGACTGCCATGGGAATACTGCCCTGCATGCTGCTGCCCAACAGGGTCCTAGTG CCTACAAGGACTTCTTCGTGCCTCTGATGACACAGTATCCCACTGCCATGAAGATGAAAAACAAGCAAGGAGAGACCCCTGGGGAGCTTCTGGGCTGGGAAATGTCCCCAGAGTCATCTTTAAAagttgaggaagaaaaagaaaaggctgacaaagaaaaaaaatggaggcaaaaacTTCAGGAGGAGCTGGAGGATGAGTGTCAAGAGATGCTGGGGAGGTTTGAGG ATGATGAGGACACCCCAGAGCCTGAGTCTTTCTCCGCCTGGTCTGAACGCCTGGCCCGAGAACATGCTCagaaacaacaacagcaacaagcAACAGAAAGAGCCCAGCATCCAAAATGTTCATCCACCTCATACCACAGCTGGCAACAGCAGGAGAAGGAGCGTTGTCTCTTCCAAGAGCGTGCTCggacaaaggaaaaagaattgagaGAAAGCCGAGCCAAGAAGGCCCAGGAAAGAGGGCATTGTTGGGGAGACCCCACTAAAATAAAGCTATGGGGAGACTTCACCAAGGGCGGGGACAGACTCTGGTGCTTTGGAGATATACCCTGGCCCTGCCTTGGAGAGAGGGACCCTGAGGCAATGGCAGAAGCCCTGGTGGCCAAGGGCCCCCCATCCACAGATAGGAGAGCCCTAAAAAGATACTTGAGGACCCAGCAGGTTAAATGGCATCCTGACCGATTCCTACAGAGATTTGGGGGCCAAATTGAaagtagggaaagagaaaaagtaatgGAAATTGTTACAGCTTTGTCCCAGGCCCTTAATCGCCATGCAGAAAACCTGAAATGA
- the NFKBIL1 gene encoding NF-kappa-B inhibitor-like protein 1 isoform X1 has translation MDGGKGSWGAYLIEQVTGCPCRKKEVVLLPFRPGPPKAAQCNQVLTLSGICHLLRRSFLSLQQLLDALGLTGHLFCPRASMSSSSRQRHRERRFRKYLSAGRLSKAKSLFQRHPKLNIDAGEPPPLHRACARKDAPAFQLLLHLGADPTHQDCHGNTALHAAAQQGPSAYKDFFVPLMTQYPTAMKMKNKQGETPGELLGWEMSPESSLKVEEEKEKADKEKKWRQKLQEELEDECQEMLGRFEDDEDTPEPESFSAWSERLAREHAQKQQQQQATERAQHPKCSSTSYHSWQQQEKERCLFQERARTKEKELRESRAKKAQERGHCWGDPTKIKLWGDFTKGGDRLWCFGDIPWPCLGERDPEAMAEALVAKGPPSTDRRALKRYLRTQQVKWHPDRFLQRFGGQIESREREKVMEIVTALSQALNRHAENLK, from the exons ATGGATGGAGGAAAGGGAAGCTGGGGTGCATATCTGATAGAACAGGTAACTGGGTGTCCCTGCAGGAAGAAGGAAGTTGTCTTGCTGCCGTTCCGACCGGGACCCCCAAAGGCCGCCCAGTGCAACCAA GTTCTCACTCTTTCGGGCATCTGCCACCTTCTCCGCCGCTCTTTTCTCAGCCTGCAGCAGCTGCTGGATGCCCTGGGATTGACTGGCCATCTCTTCTG ccCAAGAGCCAGCATGAGTTCTTCCTCTCGACAACGACATAGGGAGAGACGTTTCAGAAAATATCTGTCTGCTGGACGGCTGAGCAAGGCTAAGTCCCTCTTTCAACGCCACCCAAAGCTGAATATAGATGCTGGAGAACCACCACCACTCCATCGAGCCTGTGCCCGTAAAGATGCCCCTGCCTTTCAACTGCTACTCCATCTTGGGGCTGACCCCACTCACCAGGACTGCCATGGGAATACTGCCCTGCATGCTGCTGCCCAACAGGGTCCTAGTG CCTACAAGGACTTCTTCGTGCCTCTGATGACACAGTATCCCACTGCCATGAAGATGAAAAACAAGCAAGGAGAGACCCCTGGGGAGCTTCTGGGCTGGGAAATGTCCCCAGAGTCATCTTTAAAagttgaggaagaaaaagaaaaggctgacaaagaaaaaaaatggaggcaaaaacTTCAGGAGGAGCTGGAGGATGAGTGTCAAGAGATGCTGGGGAGGTTTGAGG ATGATGAGGACACCCCAGAGCCTGAGTCTTTCTCCGCCTGGTCTGAACGCCTGGCCCGAGAACATGCTCagaaacaacaacagcaacaagcAACAGAAAGAGCCCAGCATCCAAAATGTTCATCCACCTCATACCACAGCTGGCAACAGCAGGAGAAGGAGCGTTGTCTCTTCCAAGAGCGTGCTCggacaaaggaaaaagaattgagaGAAAGCCGAGCCAAGAAGGCCCAGGAAAGAGGGCATTGTTGGGGAGACCCCACTAAAATAAAGCTATGGGGAGACTTCACCAAGGGCGGGGACAGACTCTGGTGCTTTGGAGATATACCCTGGCCCTGCCTTGGAGAGAGGGACCCTGAGGCAATGGCAGAAGCCCTGGTGGCCAAGGGCCCCCCATCCACAGATAGGAGAGCCCTAAAAAGATACTTGAGGACCCAGCAGGTTAAATGGCATCCTGACCGATTCCTACAGAGATTTGGGGGCCAAATTGAaagtagggaaagagaaaaagtaatgGAAATTGTTACAGCTTTGTCCCAGGCCCTTAATCGCCATGCAGAAAACCTGAAATGA
- the ATP6V1G2 gene encoding V-type proton ATPase subunit G 2: MFGLRGTTRGMRERFHWTGRDRTGLGKARRLKQAKEEAQMEVEQYRREREQEFQSKQQAAMGSQGNLSAEVEQATRRQVQGMQSSQQRSRERVLAHLLGLVCDIKPYIHPNYRIAA; this comes from the exons ATGTTCGGCCTTCGAGGAACAACGCGAGGCATGAGAGAAAGGTTCCACTGGACGGGACGGGACAGGACGGGACTAG GGAAGGCTCGGCGACTGAAGCAGGCCAAGGAAGAAGCTCAGATGGAGGTAGAGCAATACCGTAGGGAACGGGAGCAGGAATTCCAGAGCAAGCAGCAAGCG GCCATGGGCTCCCAGGGGAACTTGTCAGCTGAGGTGGAGCAGGCAACACGTCGCCAGGTTCAGGGCATGCAGAGCTCTCAGCAGCGCAGTCGTGAGCGGGTCTTGGCTCATCTCCTGGGCCTGGTCTGTGACATCAAGCCCTACATCCATCCCAACTACCGGATTGCTGCCTAG
- the NFKBIL1 gene encoding NF-kappa-B inhibitor-like protein 1 isoform X5 yields MSSSSRQRHRERRFRKYLSAGRLSKAKSLFQRHPKLNIDAGEPPPLHRACARKDAPAFQLLLHLGADPTHQDCHGNTALHAAAQQGPSAYKDFFVPLMTQYPTAMKMKNKQGETPGELLGWEMSPESSLKVEEEKEKADKEKKWRQKLQEELEDECQEMLGRFEDDEDTPEPESFSAWSERLAREHAQKQQQQQATERAQHPKCSSTSYHSWQQQEKERCLFQERARTKEKELRESRAKKAQERGHCWGDPTKIKLWGDFTKGGDRLWCFGDIPWPCLGERDPEAMAEALVAKGPPSTDRRALKRYLRTQQVKWHPDRFLQRFGGQIESREREKVMEIVTALSQALNRHAENLK; encoded by the exons ATGAGTTCTTCCTCTCGACAACGACATAGGGAGAGACGTTTCAGAAAATATCTGTCTGCTGGACGGCTGAGCAAGGCTAAGTCCCTCTTTCAACGCCACCCAAAGCTGAATATAGATGCTGGAGAACCACCACCACTCCATCGAGCCTGTGCCCGTAAAGATGCCCCTGCCTTTCAACTGCTACTCCATCTTGGGGCTGACCCCACTCACCAGGACTGCCATGGGAATACTGCCCTGCATGCTGCTGCCCAACAGGGTCCTAGTG CCTACAAGGACTTCTTCGTGCCTCTGATGACACAGTATCCCACTGCCATGAAGATGAAAAACAAGCAAGGAGAGACCCCTGGGGAGCTTCTGGGCTGGGAAATGTCCCCAGAGTCATCTTTAAAagttgaggaagaaaaagaaaaggctgacaaagaaaaaaaatggaggcaaaaacTTCAGGAGGAGCTGGAGGATGAGTGTCAAGAGATGCTGGGGAGGTTTGAGG ATGATGAGGACACCCCAGAGCCTGAGTCTTTCTCCGCCTGGTCTGAACGCCTGGCCCGAGAACATGCTCagaaacaacaacagcaacaagcAACAGAAAGAGCCCAGCATCCAAAATGTTCATCCACCTCATACCACAGCTGGCAACAGCAGGAGAAGGAGCGTTGTCTCTTCCAAGAGCGTGCTCggacaaaggaaaaagaattgagaGAAAGCCGAGCCAAGAAGGCCCAGGAAAGAGGGCATTGTTGGGGAGACCCCACTAAAATAAAGCTATGGGGAGACTTCACCAAGGGCGGGGACAGACTCTGGTGCTTTGGAGATATACCCTGGCCCTGCCTTGGAGAGAGGGACCCTGAGGCAATGGCAGAAGCCCTGGTGGCCAAGGGCCCCCCATCCACAGATAGGAGAGCCCTAAAAAGATACTTGAGGACCCAGCAGGTTAAATGGCATCCTGACCGATTCCTACAGAGATTTGGGGGCCAAATTGAaagtagggaaagagaaaaagtaatgGAAATTGTTACAGCTTTGTCCCAGGCCCTTAATCGCCATGCAGAAAACCTGAAATGA